In Bosea sp. PAMC 26642, the DNA window CTGCCAAGCCGTTGAACACGCCGATGATGGCCTGGTTCGTCCAGCACGCCACCAATGGCGGCAGCGACACGCAGGACCCGAGGCTCAACCTGGTTGCGGCTAATCTCAAGGGCCTGCCGCCAACCACCGTTATCAATGCCGAGATCGACCCGCTGAAGTCGGACGGCGACCTGATCGTTGCCAAACTCAGGGAATCCGGCGTCGCGACCACGCACCAGATCTACACCGGCGTGACGCACGAGTTCTTCGGCATGGACGCCGTCGTCGCCAAGGCCAAGGAAGCACAGGCTCTGGCCGTGGCCCAGATCAAGAAGGGCTTCGGCGGCATGTGACCATTACGCGGCGTTTTGCGGATTACCTGAACGATCCCCGTTTGCGCCAGCGATTATTCTGAAAGTAGGTCCCGCTCCCGGAGCGGGCCCGTGGTCTCTTTCGATCCCCATCTATCTATCCCATCGGAGCTTGATCTTGGATCGCCGTACTGCGCTTTGGAGCCTTGCCGGAACGTTCGCCGCCGGCCCGGCGATGGCCGCCGCCACCGTCACGATCGATCGCAGCGATGGCGTGGGTGCCGGGCGCAGACCGGCCGTGCTGCTCCTCCATGGTGCCGACGGCATCACCCGCCGCTCGCAGTATCAATTCGCTTCTGCAGCCCTGTCCGCCCAGGGCTACACCGTGCTGTTTCCGCATTATTTCGAGCTCTCCCGCGAACGCCGTGCCTCCTACGGCGAAATCGGCACCAAGTATCCGCTCTGGCTCGGCGGGTTGAGGAAGGTCATCGATGAGGTGCTGGCCGATCCGGCGATCGACCCCGCCCGGTTTGCCTTGGTCGGCGTCTCCCTTGGCGGTGCGCTGGCCTTGTCGCTGGCCGCGCAGGACCGACGCATCAAGGCCGTGATCAGCTATTTCGGGTTCCGGCCGGGCGATCTTGATGCCGGCAAGCCGCAGGCTCCAACGCTGATCCTGCACGGCGACGCCGACCGTGTCGTGCCGGTGCGGAACGCCGACCAGATCGAGGCCACGCTCCGGGCGAGGGGCGTGCCCGTCGAGAAGCATATCTATCCTGGCGAGGGGCACGGCTTCAGTGGTGCGTCCCAGCTCGACGCCGCCACCCGCTCCGCCGACTTCCTCGGCCGCCAGCTCGGGCGCTGAGTTCCCCGCGATCACGGGCCGGTGCGATGTCATCCCGACAATCGCGTCGACCAGTGCTGCGCGAGCGGTCCGCCGTCGCCCTGGACTGGGTCCAGCCGCGGGATAGCGAGGTGGCGCATGTCGCGGAGCAGAGCAGCCGTCGCCGCCTCGCGCATGATTTCACCGCCCTGGCCGGGCGGATAGGCGCCCACCACCAAGAGGTCGCTGCTTGCGCTCGCACGGCAGTGTCCAGTGCCAACAGGCAGCAGCAGGACATCACCGGCCTTCGCCGCGATCGTCTCACCTCCCTCGCCGCCGATGACCAGATCCACGCTCCCGGCGGCGATCCCGAGAACCTCATGGCCGGTCGCGTGATAGTGATGGAAGTCGTAGATCCCGTTGCGCCATTGCGGGGGCCAGCCATTGGCCTCGAACCGCGTTTCCATCTCAGCGGCGAGGTCGGCGCTCTTCGGCTCAAAAGCGCCTCGGTAAAGGATGACCGGCAGGGCCGGGTTGTTAGGCACGAAGCCGCGGGCTTCGGGTCGAAGAAGAACCAGTTCTTTCATCTGCATCGTCCTGCTTGGAATGCGGATCGTGCGCCGATAACCAGCAGCTCCGACGCCGGTTCCTACCGGCAGGCGGGCAGTGCAAGCCCGGCTGCGGCTGCCAGTGCGATCGCCAGCATGGACAAGCCGTCCAGCGTCAGCGCCGCGCGCGGAAGGAAGCCGTTAACGCCCTCGATGGGCAGCGACCGCAGCTGTCTGGCGGCGTGCAGAACCAAAACCGCGGCCGCGATGGCCGTCGCGACCATCACGACGAATGTGTGCCAGGGCCCGGCATCGGCCCGGCACAGGATCGACTCCAGGGCGTAGATGATGAGGAAGTGCGCGGCCCAGACGATCGGCCCCGTCAGGGCAGAAGCGGCACGCATCATCGGCAACGTCGGTTTGCTCATGAAGCGACCATCCGCGGGAAGCCATGGGTCAGCAGCAGGCCGAACAGGCTTTGGCCGATCGCGTACGCCCAGAATAGCGCCAGATTGTCGAACACCACGCGCCGGACCGAGGTCAGCCGTCCGGCGAGGATGCGGGCGATGGCGAAGCCGGCCATGACCAGCACCGCGCCGGCGATCTGCAGCTGCAGCGCCGCATTGGCATAGACCATCGCGGCATAGCCGCTGGCTTGCGGGCGCAAGCCATCGCGCCAGTGCGACAGGCTGTCGAGCGCGAGCCCCAACAGCAGCGCCAGCATGCCGAGCACGATCAGCAGGGAAAGGCTGACCATCGCCCCACCTTTGCGGGTCAGTAGGCGATGGGCGCTGAACAGCAGGACCGCGCTCGCGACCAGCAGCCCGACGGGAGCGAGCGGCGACCAGGCCGAGGTCAGCGCGGAGGCCTGCGGCCAGTTCTGCGGCGCGACGGTCCAGAGATAGAGGTAGCCGAACAGATAGGAGAGATAGAGCGCGGCGGAGACCAGCATCAGGATCACCATCGCCCACCAGCTGTGCGACAGCGTACCGGACGCGTAGGTCGGCAGGACGATGCCGCCGCCGATATCGACCTCCTCGGAAGGGGCGGGATCGCTGTCCCACATCCAGGCGATGATCGAAACGACCGCCAGCACGCCGCAAATCGAGGCCAGCACGACGGCCTTGACAGTAAGCAGCAGGAAGAAGCCTGCGGTGAAGACCGCAGCGGCCAGATGAGCCCAGCCCGGTCCGCTCAGCCGCATCACATATTGCGGCTCCGCCTCGACCGGGGAGGTCACGATCGTTTCGCGCATGCCGGTCGCGGTGCGCGGCAGGTAATAGCGCCCCGCATCCACGGCGTCGGCTAGGCCCGGCTGACGCCAGAGCGGCTCGCGCGACGTCACGCGCGGCGTGCTACGAATGCCGAAGCTGTGGTTAGGCAGCCATTCCAGCGTGCCCGCACCCCAGACATTGCCGGCGGGCTCGCGGCTCGTGAGCCGCAGATTGCGGGCGACATCGATCAAGAACACCATGATGCCGGCCGCCAGCATGAAGGCGCCGATGGTGGAGACGAGGTTGAGCCAGTCCCAGCCCATGCCGGCCGGATAGGTGTAGACGCGGCGCGGCATCCCGATCAGCCCGGTGATGTGCATCGGCAGGAAGGCGATGTTGAAGCCGGCGAAGATCAGGCCGAAGGCCCATTTGCCCAAGCGCTCCGACAGCGGCCGCGAGCTGAAGGCCGGCGTCCAGTAGTAGACCGCAGCGAACAGCGGGAAGACCATGCCGCCGAACAGCACGTAATGCAGGTGGGCGACGACGAAGTAGCTGTCATGCGCCTGCCGGTCGAACGGCACCATCGCCACCATCACCCCGGTCAGTCCACCGAGCGTGAAGATCGTAAGGAAGCCGATGACGAAGAGCGAAGCGACGGTGACCCTGAGCCGTCCCGCCGCGATCGTCGCGATCCAGGCGAATATCTGGATGCCGCTGGGGATCGCGACCGCCATGCTCGCCGCCGAGAAGAAGCTGAGCGAGCGGGCCGGGATGCCGGTGGTGAACATGTGGTGGACCCACAGTCCAAACGAGAAGAAGCCGACCGCGATCAGCGCCACGACGATCAGCCGGTAGCCGACGATCGGCGTGCCGGTCATCGTCGGCACGATCATCGAGACCATCCCCGCCGCCGGCAGGAAGATGATGTAGACCTCCGGGTGACCGAAGAACCAGAACAGATGCTGCCAGAGCAGCGGGTCGCCGCCGCGCTCGGCGATGAAGAACGGCCAGTCGAAGGCGCGCTCGAGCTCGAGCAGGATCGTCGCCAGGATCACGGCCGGGAAGGCGAAGACGATCATCCCGGCGAAGATCAGCATGGTCCAGGCGAAGATCGGCATTCGCGCCAGCGTCATGCCGGGCGCCCGGGTCCGCAGCACGCCGACGATGATCTCGATCGCGCCGGCGATCGCCGAGATCTCGATAAAGCCGATGCCGAGCAGCCACCAGTCGGCACCGACGCCAGGCGAGAAGCGCGCGCCGGTCAGGGGCGGGTACATGAACCAGCCGCCCGAGGGCGCGACGCCGAAGAACAGCGTGCAGAAGAAGACGATGCCGCCGACGAAATAGGCCCAGAAGGCAAATGCGCCAAGCCTGGGGAAGGGCATGTCGCGGGCGCCGAGCATCGCCGGCAGCAAGAGCACGCCGACCGCCTCGACGGCCGGTACGGCAAACAGGAACATCATCACCGTGCCGTGCATGGTGAAGATCTGGTTGTAGGTCTCCTGCGAGAGAAAGTCATTGCCCGGCAAGGCCAGTTGCAGCCGGATCAGCAATCCCAGGATGCCGGCTGCCAGGAAGAACAGGAAGGCCGTGGCGATGTAGAAATAGCCGATGACCGTGTTGTTGACGTCGCTGATGATGCGCCATCCCTTGGGGCCCGCCCAGACCTTCTCCAGCGCGGCAAGCTCGCCCGCCGGCCTCGGCAGGAGATTGGGGTAGGTCGGATCGGCGGCCGTCGAAGGTGATGTCATGTCAGGCTCGCCAGATAGGCCGCCAGGGCCTGCAGCTCTTCATCGGAAAAGATCCTGAACTCGGGCATCAGGTTGCCTGGCTTGACCGATTGTCCATGCGCGATGAAGCGGGCGAGGTTCTCGGGCGTGTTGGGAATCGTGGCGGCGGTCAGGGCACGCCGGCCGCCGATGCGCGACAGGTCGGGCCCGACCACGCCTGCGGCCGCCGTGCCGCGCACCGCGTGACAGGCGCCGCAGCCGGCGGATTCGAACAGGGCCCGGCCGCGCTCCTGGCCCGCGCGGGCCGGCGGCGCTGCTGCGGCGGCGAGCCAGGCCTCGAACTCGGCCGGCGGCAGGGCTACGATCTCCAGCGCCATCAGCGCATGGGGGCCGCCGCAATACTCGGCGCACTGGCCGCGATACACGCCCGGTCGTTCGGCCTTCAGCCGAAGCGTGTTGGTGCGGCCAGGAATCATGTCGAGCTTGCCGCCGAGGCTCGGCACCCAGAAGGAATGGATCACATCGGCCGAGCGCAGCACGATATCGATCTCGCGCCCGACCGGGATGCGCAGCTCATTGGCCTCTGCGACCGGCTTTCCGTCGGCGCCGGCATAGGCGACGCGCCACCACCACTGCTCGCCGGTGACCTCGATGCGCAGGGCGGCGGGCCGGTCGGTCGCGATCGTCTCGCGCATCAGCCAGACCCCGTAGCCGAGCAGTACCGTCAGCGTCACTACCGGAAAGGCGATGCCGCCGAGCTTGATCGCGCGGTCCGAGCCAAGCAGGCGCCGCGTGCGATCCGATCCGCCAATGGCAAGGGCCAAGGCTGCACCGACGATCAGCAGGATGACGCCCGCGCCTGCAAACAGGATCAAAGTCAGGAGCGCGACGCGGCTTGCCTCGTCGCCGGCCGGGGCGAGGGCGGACTGGATCCCGGTGCAGCCCGATATGAGCAGAGCGCCCATGGCGATGCCGGGCAGGGCCGGGCTCGTCATGGGGTTGCCTTGCCCGCAGATGGCGAGAGGCTCGCGAAATAGGCCGCGAGATCGGCTGCCTGCTCCGGGCTCAGCCGGCGTGCGATCGGCGCCATGATCATGCCGGTCTCGCTGCGATCGTTGAGGCCGGCACGCCAGACGCCCAGTTGGCCGGACAGATAGCGCGCGGATTGCCCCGCAAGCCGGGGATAATCCGGCCGCGCCTCCGGACCATGACAGCTCAGGCAGGCGGGAACACCGCGCGACGGCACGCCCTCGCGGGCCAGCACCGCACCACGCTCCAGGGCTCCGGCATCGGCCGACGGATCTGATGAAATCGGCGAAGGCAGGCCGGCGTAGTAGGTCGCGAGCTGTTCGATGGCGCGGTCGGACAATCCTGATACCGCCATTTGCATCACGCCGCTTGGTCGCGTCCCCGCTGCATAGGCTCGCAACGCGCTGGCGAGCATATCCCTGGGCTGGCCGTGAAGGATCGGCACCAGACGGCTTAGCGGCGCCGCCTCCGCGCCATGGCAGCGCGCGCAGGCACCGACGGCGTCGGGCGGCGTCGCGCCTGTCGCGATCGACCGACCGTCCTGTGGCTTGGGTTCGACCTCACCCAGCGCCAGCGCGCGATAACTCTGGGCGTCGAGCGACGGCAGCTTGCGCAGGAAGGCCACCAGCGCCCAGACCTCGTCCTCGCGGTCCAACGCCGGCCAGCCCGGCATACCCGCATATTTCAGCCCGTGCCTGATGATCCAGAACAGCTCGCCATCGGTCCAGAGGCCGACCTTGTCCGCAAGATCGGGGGGCGGCGGCAGCATGGCGGCGGAGACCGGCGTGATCGGCGTGCCCGGAGTGCCATGGCAATAGGCGCAGCCGGCATGGAAATGCCCGGCTCCCAGCCGGATCATGTCGGCGTCCTCGCCGGCGGGCAGGGTGGTATCGGGTGCGCGGGCCCTAACCGAGTTCTCCATGCCAAAGCGCAGGATGGCATCGACGAAGCGGAAATGACCCGTGCTTGCCGCAACGTTGTAGACGCCCAGCCACGCAAACAGCGTTGCGCCGACCAGAACCGCGACGACAAGCGCCGATGCGGCGAGCGCGACGCGGCGCCAGCTCGCCAGCGCCGACAGGCTTGCCGACCTAGCGCGCGCGAGCAGCGACATCGCCATCCGCCCGGTGCGAGGAAGGCTCATCGCCGGTGTCGAGGCGCGCCAGCATCTGCGCGGCCAGGATTATGCCGACGACCAGATAGCTCAGCGGGCAGGCGGTGATCATCAGCAAGCCCGCAAGCTGCTGGTCGGCCAGCGTCGAGGGTCCTGTCGTGCATAGTGCCAACACGAGCCCGGGCAACTCATAGAGATCGCGCTGGGCGAAGATCAGCAGGGCGCCGAGCAGACAGGCAAGCTTCCCGGTCAGCATCAGGGCGGCAAGCGAGCGCCATCCTTGCGACGAACCGGCAGCGATCACGGCGCTCCAGAAAACCACGGCCGAGAGCGCCAGCAGAATGAAAAGCAGGACCTGCAGGAACGCGAACTGCGCCGTGGCCTGCTGGATGGCAGGGGCATGCCAAGCCCAGAGCAAAAGCATCTGGAGCAGGCCGGCGATCCAGATCGCCTGCGGCCCGCCCGGCGCGAACCGGGCACCCAGTCCAAGTGCGGCCAGCGGGGCTACAACATTCATCACGGCGAGATGCTGGAGCATCTGGAGCGAAAGCGGGCCGATCTCGACCATCGCGACCGTAACGAGGCCAACGCCCGCAACCAGGCCGGCGCTGACCAGCGCCGCCGCGGCGCCGTCGCCACCGCTCGTCGCGACGCTGTGATCGGAAATGCCTTGCAAGTCGCGTGTCCCCCCTGACGGGCAACGATCTGTCCGGCCCTGTGGTTCCGCCGGCACGGCCATGCACGCAAACGCCTGAGAACCAAAGCCCCGGGCCGACGTTGAGCTTCCATGACCTGCCGGCCGTCCGTCGGCGAAAGGAGACAAAACCTCATGGCAAGTGCCCGCCGCGCCATCCTCATCGCCAGTGCTGCCATATCGGCGCTGGCGCTTGCATCCTGCAACAGCCAGTCCGTCCTGCCGGAGGAGGCGGGCTACGGCCCCAATCCGACGCTGCCGGAACCGCAGTCGAGCTGGTTCCCGACGCTCAAGATCGCCGATGCGGTTGGCTGGAAGGTGGGCGAGAAGCCCACCGCCGCCGATGGCGGGCAGGTTACCGCCTTCGTCACCGGCCTGGCGCATCCGCGCTGGCTCTACGAGCTGCCCAATGGCGACATCCTCGTGGCCGAAAGCGACGCGCCGCCCAAGCCGGAAGACAAGAAAGGGGGCATCCGCGGCTGGGTTCAGGGCCTCTTCATGAAGAAGGCCGGCTCGCAGACGCCGAGCGCCAATCGGATCACACTGCTGCGCGACAAGGACGGCGACGGCGTCGCCGAGACCAAGAGCATCTTCCTCGAAAACCTGACCTCGCCCTTCGGCATGGCTCTGATCGGCGACCAGCTCTACATCGCCAATGCCGACGCAGTGGTGCGCGTGCCCTATGTCGAGGGCGAGACCAAGAGCGCCGCGGCACCGATCAAGGTCGCCGAGCTTCCTGCGGGCCGCAACCATCACTGGACCAAGAGCCTGGTCGCCAGCGCCGACGGCTTGCGCCTCTATGTCGGCGTCGGCTCGAACTCGAATGTCGGCGAAAACGGCATGGCCGAGGAGGAGAAGCGTGCAGGCGTGCTCGAGATCGATCCGAAGACGGGCGCCACCCAGGTCTTCGCCACGGGGCTGCGCAATCCCGTCGGCATCGACTGGAACCCCACGACCAAGGAGCTCTGGGTCGCGGTCAACGAGCGCGACGAGATCGGCGACGACCTCGTGCCCGACTACATGACCTCGGTGAAGCGCGACGGGTTCTATGGCTGGCCCTACAGCTATTACGGCCAGACGGTGGACAAGCGGATCGAGCCGCCCCGTCCCGACCTGGTCGCCAAGGCTATCAAGCCCGATTATGCGCTGGGCTCGCATACCGCGTCGCTCGGCATGACTTTCGTCAAGGATGAACGCATGGGACGCGCCTATCCGGCCGGCGCATTCATCGGTCAGCACGGTTCGTGGAACCGGGAGCAGCCGGTCGGCTATCGCGTGATTTTTGTGCCCTTCATCGACGGCAAGCCCGCCGGGATGCCCAAGCCCGTGCTCACCGGTTTCCTCAACGACAAGGGTGAGGCTCGCGGACGTCCGGTCGGGGTTCTGGTCGATCAGCGCGCCGGTCTGCTGGTGGCGGACGATGTCGGCAATGCGATCTGGCGCCTTACCGTGCCGACAAGCTAATGATGTAAGGGAGCGCGCTCGGTGCGCTCCCTTCCGGAACTTCTTGCCCGGCTGTCGGTATAGCTTTTCAAAAAATTGCAAGCGCCTGAAGCACCGCACGCGCAACCGCCCCCGCGACTACAAGATCTGCCAGTGGACCGTCGAATGACCGCACGCCTTCTGACGGCGCGGGACCGCTCTCACGTTGTGTTGGTTGATTTTGATGCCGCGCGATGCGGCGATCGTTCAGGAGGCGAAGATGCCGGCAAAGTCAGCGGCTCAGCAGAAGGCGGCGGGAGCGGCGCTTGCCGCCAAGCGCGGCGAGATCAAGAAGAGCGAGATCAAGGGCGCGTCGAAGTCGATGGCGAAATCGATGACCGAGGCCCAACTCGACGAACTCGCCTCGACCAAACGCAAGGGCAAGCCCGAGCACGTCTCGAAATCTTAAACCGCACCAAGCCCAATTCCGAGCGTGCCTCCCAGCTCGTTCCAGCGGAACGAAGGCCGCCGCCTACTGGCGCGGGTCGATGGCGTCGGCGACGGCATCCTTCTTCGCTGGGGACAGCAGCGTCATTACCAGGATGAAGCCCGCGAAGACGAGGCAGATGGCGTTGGTCAGGATCAGCGGCCACTGTCCTTGCGCGATGCCATAGACCGTCCAGAGCACGAACCCCGTCGTCGTCAGCGCATACATTGGCGGCGAGAGGGAGGAAGTGTCGCGTGTGCGCAGGATCTTGAACGCTTGCGGCACGAAGCTCGACACCGAGCAGGCCGCGGCTAGAAAGCCGATGATCGACACGGCGTCCATGGCCGTCAGCTACCGATATCGGCGCCGGCACGCCGGCTGCCGTCGAGTCCCGGCGCGGATGCACGCCCGTCGTCACCGTGCATCGAGACCATGTCCTGAAGCGCTTCGGTTCCCCAAGCCAGTGTCGTCTCGGGCGCATCCTTCGGCGGGCGGCCGCGCATGACATAAGAGTCGCTACGTTGTGCCGTGGTCAGGGCCTCGACCCTGTCGTGGAAGGACGATAGCACGCACACGGGATCGGCATTGCGCGGATCTCCCGTCAGGGCCATGGCCTGGCAGCGGCAGCCGCCGAAATCGATCTCGCGTCGCTCGCAGCTGCGGCATGGCTCGGCCATCCAGTCGGTGCCGCGGAAGGCCTCGAAGGCCGGCGAGCCCCGCCAGATCTCGGCCAGCGAATGCTCGCGCACGGTCCAGAACGCGAGGCCAGGGATCGACTGGGCGGCGTGGCAGGGCAGGACCAGGCCCCGAGGCGTGACATTCAGCGACTGCCGGCCCCAGCCATTCATGCACGGCTTGGGAAACCGTGCGAAATGGTCCGGTGGGACATAGTCGATCGTGATGCGGTCGGCCGTCTCGGCGCGCAGGCGACCGACCTCGTCGCGAGCCGCCAGCGCGTCCGCCATATCGGGCATCAGCGCCTCGCGGTTGCGCTCCGCCCAGCCGTAATACTGCGCATGGGCGAGCTCGATCCGCCGTGCACCCATCGCGATGGCCTCATCGACCATCGCGCCCATATGGCCGATATTGCCGCGATGCAGGACGACGTTGATCGTCAGCGGCAGGCCGACCTCGGCCACGATGCCGGCAAAGAGACGCTTGCGCTGATACGATCCACGCAGGCCGGCTATGCGGTCGGCATTATCGGATTGCGTATCCTGAACCGAGAGTTGGAGATGATCGAGCCCGGCCTGCGCCAGCGCGGCCAGCCGCTCGCGAGGAAGGCCGATGCCGGAAGTGATCAGGTTGGTGTAGAGCCCGAGACGGGCGGCCGCTGCGACGAGCTCGACGAGATCATGCCGCGCCGCCGGCTCGCCACCGGAGAGATGCAGCTGCAGGATGCCGAGGCCGGCAGCCTGCTCGAAGACCCTGATCCAGTCCGAAGTCGCCAACTCGTCGGACTTGCGGTCGAGATCGAGCGGGTTCGAGCAATAGGGACAGGCGAGCGGGCAGCGATGGGTCAGCTCGGCCAGCAGCGCGAAGGGGGCGGGTGCGCTCATGCCTCCACCATCCGCCGTGCGACGAGATCATCGAGGAGCGCCCTCGCATCGCGTTCGATGCGGTCGCGGTCGATCGCATAATTCGTGGCGAGCTGGTCGACGATCTGGTCGAGGCTGCGCTGGCCGTCGCACAGATCGAGGATGGCGACCGAGGATGCGTTGACGCGAAGCACATGCTCGGGCGCGAGCAGGTTGAAGCCGCCGCGGACGCGATCTGCCTGGAGGCGGACGCCACGGGCCAGCCGCGGCTGTGACGTCGCCCCGATCATCGTGCGGCCGGCTCGAAGGCGCCGGGCGGAACGTGTCCGGCCTCGCCATAGGCATGATCGAGCGCATCCAGCATCGCCCAGAGCACGTCGCATTTGAACTCGAGCGCAGCAATGACGGCGCCCTGGTCGGCCGGAGTTCGGGAATTGGCCATAACATAGGCCAGCGCGCTCTCGACGTCGCGCGAGGCCTGCTCGGGCCGCGCCGTGAAGTAGCTTAGGCTCTCGCTGCTGACGAAGTCGTAATGCGCCAGCATGCCGCTGACGCGCGTCTTGATCACCTGCGGCGAGAACAGCTCTGTGAGCGAGGACGCCACCGCCTCCAGCAGCGGACGTTCCCTAACGAAGTTGACATAGGCGTCCACGGCAAAGCGCGTCGCAGGCAGCACGCCCTTGAAGGCGATGACGTCCCGTCTTTCGAAACCGAGACTTTCGCAGAGGCGCAGCCAGCGCTCGATGCCGCCCTCGCCATCCGCGCCGCCATCATGGTCAATCAGCCGCTGGCGCCAGGCGCGCCGCAGCGCGGGATCCTCCAGCCGCGCGATCAGGGTCGCGTCCTTGCGCGGGATCGCCGCCTGATAGGCATAGCGGTTGAGCGCCCAGGCCTGGACCTCACCCCTGCTACACAGGCCCGAATGCAACCGCTGATGAAACGGGTGCCGGTCGTGGTAGCGCCGGGCGCCGACCTCGCGCAGCGCCTCCAGGAATGCTTCCGGCGAAAGCAGGCTCACAATGCGATCTCCATGCCGTCGAAGGCGATCTCGACCCCGGCGTTTTCGACGCAGCTTCGCTCAGGCGAACCTGCGATCAACACGGGGTTGGTGTTGTTGATATGGGTATATATCTTGCGCCTCGCCGGCAGGCTCGCCAGCCAGTCGAGCGAGCCGCCGGGGCCTGTCATCGGCATATGGCCCATCCGTCGCCCCGTCTTCTCGCCCAGATCGGCCCGGCGCATCTCGTCGTCGTCGAACAGGGTGCCGTCGAATAGGATGATGTCGGCATGTTCGGCGCGACGTCGAACCTCGTCACTCAGGGCGGCGCAGCCGGGAATGTAGACGAACGACCCGTTCGGTCCCGACACGGCCACGCCACCGGTTTCGCCGGCATCGCTCTCAGTGATGGGGTCGGTGCCCTCAAGATATAGCGGCACCTTGCCCGGCACGTGGAATAGCGTCAGCTCGCATGATGCCACGGAGATGGGCAGATCAGCCTCTGCCGTCATCCAACCGGCGCTCAAGGGTTGGAACATCGGATTATCTGCGACCGCGGCACGTACGGGAGCGAGCGCCACGATCTCGAATGCGTGCCGCTCTCGCAATGAGAGCAGGCCACCCACGTGATCGATCTCGGCACTCGTCAGGACGACCGTCTCGATCGGCGAATGGCGCGAAGCCCGTGGCCAGAGTGACGGCGTCGCACGCAGCTGTTGTCCGATATCTGGCGACGCATTCACCACCACGCAGGCCTGATGATCGATCAAGGCCAAGGACGATTGTGTGCGCCAGGGCGCGCGCGGATCGCGCTGCCAGGCGAGTGCACAATTGGCGCATCGGCAGTTCCATTGAGGAAAGCCGCCGCCCGCGGCGGAGCCGAGAACGACGGCCTTCATCGATGATCAGTTGTCAGCGTCGGTCACGGACGCGACAACCGGCACAGCGTGAAGATCGTCGTCTTCGCTGGACGGCGCATAGGCGGTCACTTCCATGCCGCAGGCAATGTCTTCGATCGTGGGGGTTTCCCAGGTCATGCGTGTCTCCTTTGCGGTCTGTCGGATGGGAACGCCTCAGCCGGGGGAATGATCCCGACCGGTCGATCACGCAATCGGCAGCCCGGACCACCTCGGGTTCTCGGCACGAGGCCTGGCAAATCGCTTCGGCGGGTGCCGCTCAGCCACTCGGCTACATGGCGACGACCGCCGCCTCAGGGCAGGTACCCAAGTTTCGCATGGGGAACAGTTCGGCAGTGGCCGTGTTGCCGAAGCACGCGCCCTCACGAGAGACGTCTGGAGATCCGCCTTGACGCATCCCACTCCGCCGACCGATCCCCTGCGATATCACCCTGACGTGGAGCAGCTTGAGGCCGACGAGGCGGCGACGGCGGATGGGTTGGTCGCGACAATGCGCTCGATCAGCGAGACCACCTATGAGGATAGCGGACATCCGCTTCGCAGCGTCCATGCCAAGAGCCACGCGTTGCTGAAGGGCCAGATCGAGATCCTGGCAGACCTGCCGCCCGTGCTAGCACAGGGGCTGTTTGCGACCCCGGCGACCTATCCCGTCGCGATCCGCGTCTCGACGATCCCCGGCGATGTCCTCGACGACAACGTCTCGGTGCCGCGCGGGCTCGCGCTGAAGATTTTGGGCGTGCCCGGCGAGCGCCTGGAGGGGTCGAAGACGACACCACGCAGGACTTCGTCATGGTCAATGGCCCCGTCTTCGCTGCCCCGACAGGCAAGGCCTTTCTGGAGAAACTCAAGCTGCTCGCCGCGACGACAGATGTAGCCGCGGGCGCCAAGAAGGGGCTCTCGACTGTGCTGCAGGCCGCCGAAAGCCTCGTCGAAGCCTTCGGCGGCAAGAGCGCCACCCTGA includes these proteins:
- the pqqB gene encoding pyrroloquinoline quinone biosynthesis protein PqqB, which encodes MKAVVLGSAAGGGFPQWNCRCANCALAWQRDPRAPWRTQSSLALIDHQACVVVNASPDIGQQLRATPSLWPRASRHSPIETVVLTSAEIDHVGGLLSLRERHAFEIVALAPVRAAVADNPMFQPLSAGWMTAEADLPISVASCELTLFHVPGKVPLYLEGTDPITESDAGETGGVAVSGPNGSFVYIPGCAALSDEVRRRAEHADIILFDGTLFDDDEMRRADLGEKTGRRMGHMPMTGPGGSLDWLASLPARRKIYTHINNTNPVLIAGSPERSCVENAGVEIAFDGMEIAL
- the pqqA gene encoding pyrroloquinoline quinone precursor peptide PqqA yields the protein MTWETPTIEDIACGMEVTAYAPSSEDDDLHAVPVVASVTDADN